In Candidatus Defluviilinea proxima, a single genomic region encodes these proteins:
- the nuoF gene encoding NADH-quinone oxidoreductase subunit NuoF, translating to MKIIRSMVLVSVDEASLEHGAEKVFHAFLEEIEEFGLSDQIAVSTIRDVGVHEDVPVVIVYPDAAVYAPVRVEDVHTIVEEHLVKGNIVPSMLTMMRGLTPEVAWTRERRGALPVQKRIVLERAGIVNPASIEDYILYDGFQGLGKALTQMKPSEVIAEVEKSGLQGRGGAGFPTGRKWSFVSSTPGDIKYVICNADESEPGTFKDRLIIEGDPFSIIEAMTIAGYAVGAHEGYIYIRGEYPVAYRRIEHAIHQAEEHGMLGNNIFDSGFSFHIHPHAGAGAYICGEETALIESLEGKRGMPRARPPYPTTYGLFGKPTLVNNVETLANIPAIIRNGGVWYREVGSPKSTGTKVYTIMGNVNFTGVIEVPMGITLREVIDIYGKGMKNGKKLKLVQTGGSSGTIVPANLQDTPMDFDSFRNAGVSLGSGALLICNEDTCVVDLAKVILRFFRNECCGKCTPCRIGTLRLYEIMSDISEGKGSISDIDEMLKISEAMSEVSNCGLGQTAPTALLDVLKYFREEVEAHITDHVCPVGVCPITAHVPELLPVP from the coding sequence ATGTGGGCGTGCACGAAGATGTACCGGTAGTGATCGTCTATCCCGATGCGGCTGTGTATGCGCCAGTACGGGTTGAGGATGTGCACACGATCGTTGAAGAACACCTTGTCAAAGGCAATATCGTCCCCAGTATGTTGACAATGATGCGCGGGCTGACGCCGGAAGTGGCATGGACACGTGAACGCCGCGGCGCGTTGCCCGTGCAAAAACGGATCGTGTTGGAACGGGCGGGTATCGTCAACCCAGCCAGCATCGAAGATTACATTCTGTATGATGGCTTTCAGGGACTAGGTAAAGCATTGACTCAGATGAAGCCATCTGAAGTCATTGCCGAAGTTGAAAAATCTGGGTTACAAGGGCGCGGCGGCGCGGGCTTTCCCACTGGACGCAAGTGGAGCTTTGTCTCAAGTACACCGGGCGATATCAAGTATGTGATCTGCAATGCCGATGAAAGCGAGCCAGGCACATTCAAAGATCGTCTCATCATCGAAGGCGACCCATTCAGCATTATCGAAGCAATGACGATTGCAGGCTACGCTGTCGGCGCACATGAAGGGTACATTTATATTCGCGGCGAATATCCTGTTGCCTACCGTCGCATCGAACATGCCATTCACCAAGCTGAGGAACATGGCATGTTGGGCAACAACATTTTCGATTCGGGTTTCAGTTTTCACATTCACCCGCACGCCGGAGCGGGAGCATACATTTGCGGTGAAGAAACTGCTTTGATCGAATCGCTCGAAGGCAAACGCGGTATGCCGCGCGCACGTCCGCCCTACCCCACCACGTATGGCCTGTTCGGAAAGCCGACCCTTGTGAACAACGTGGAAACGCTCGCCAACATACCGGCCATCATTCGTAATGGTGGCGTTTGGTATCGCGAGGTCGGTTCACCCAAGAGCACGGGCACCAAGGTATATACGATCATGGGCAATGTCAACTTTACCGGCGTGATCGAAGTGCCCATGGGTATCACACTGCGTGAAGTAATAGACATTTACGGCAAGGGCATGAAGAATGGCAAGAAACTCAAGCTAGTGCAAACTGGCGGATCTAGTGGAACAATCGTCCCTGCCAACTTGCAGGATACGCCAATGGACTTTGACTCGTTCCGTAATGCGGGCGTCTCATTGGGTTCGGGCGCACTGCTCATCTGCAATGAAGATACTTGCGTGGTAGATCTCGCAAAAGTCATCCTGCGATTCTTCCGCAACGAGTGCTGTGGCAAATGCACGCCTTGTCGCATCGGCACACTGCGCTTGTACGAGATCATGTCCGATATTTCAGAGGGCAAGGGCTCAATTAGTGATATTGACGAGATGTTGAAGATCTCTGAAGCCATGTCTGAAGTGTCCAATTGCGGCCTCGGTCAAACTGCCCCAACTGCCTTACTTGATGTTCTGAAATATTTCCGCGAAGAAGTTGAAGCGCACATCACCGACCACGTTTGCCCGGTTGGAGTTTGCCCTATCACAGCTCACGTACCTGAGTTACTCCCGGTCCCGTAA
- a CDS encoding APC family permease, whose amino-acid sequence MLTHEDNLATSIIERNSEYKPPRTLRSWLIGHPLSTADAPHQTIGKVVGLAVFASDALSSTAYATQEILGVVAAAGAVAYGYLFPISIAIITLLAIVTISYEQTIHAYPGGGGAYIVARDNLGELPAQTAGAALLTDYILTVSVSISAGVAQIVSAYPGLFPYRVLIAVVAVFLIMLINLRGVKESGAAFAVPTYFFVVMMIFTVGAGLVRYFTGSLGVVVDPPHFEPHTVISAITPFILLHAFANGTTALTGVEAISNGITAFKEPRSRNAGITLIWMSLILGSLFLGLSFLTGHVQAVFSEQETVISQLARTIFGGRGSLYLLLISGTTVILIMAANTAFADFPRLGALHAGDGFLPRQLTYRGSRLVYSRGIVTLAVISSVLIIIFQASVTRLIPLYAIGVFLSFTLSQAGMARRWWKIGHLKQGEEVVEPGSTLRYEKGWQYRMVINGFGSLCTAIVMVVFAVTKFKEGAWVVLILTPVLVAIFFSIHFHYKGLAKKLSLDHFAPVPTRNMRHRVILLVSSVHQGTLAALRYARILSDDITAVHISIEPAEAEKVRKKWEAWGDGVRMVILNSPYRILLEPLLEYIRDIAERRQPGETMTIVVPEFISNNRIAATLHTNTAEYLRSQLKRYPGIVIINVPYHVHE is encoded by the coding sequence ATGCTTACACATGAAGACAATTTAGCTACATCGATTATTGAAAGAAATTCAGAATACAAACCGCCACGAACCTTGCGTTCCTGGCTGATCGGTCACCCCTTATCCACTGCGGATGCGCCTCATCAAACCATTGGAAAGGTCGTTGGCCTTGCGGTGTTTGCCTCAGATGCGCTTTCCTCCACGGCATACGCAACACAGGAAATTCTGGGCGTCGTTGCCGCGGCAGGGGCAGTGGCGTACGGGTATTTATTTCCGATTTCCATTGCTATTATCACTCTGCTTGCGATCGTAACGATTTCTTATGAACAGACGATCCATGCCTATCCTGGAGGTGGCGGTGCGTATATTGTGGCACGCGATAATCTCGGTGAACTTCCAGCGCAAACAGCCGGCGCGGCACTTCTTACAGACTACATTCTTACTGTGTCTGTATCCATTTCTGCAGGTGTTGCTCAGATCGTATCTGCTTACCCGGGTCTTTTCCCTTATCGTGTATTGATCGCTGTAGTCGCTGTATTTTTGATTATGCTGATCAATTTGCGAGGAGTAAAAGAGTCGGGTGCCGCATTTGCCGTCCCTACATACTTTTTCGTCGTGATGATGATCTTCACTGTAGGTGCAGGCTTGGTCCGCTACTTCACCGGCTCGCTGGGCGTGGTTGTGGACCCTCCGCACTTTGAGCCACATACTGTCATTTCAGCGATCACTCCCTTTATCTTGCTTCATGCATTCGCCAATGGGACAACTGCTCTTACAGGCGTTGAAGCGATCTCGAATGGTATTACTGCTTTCAAGGAACCTCGTAGTAGAAATGCAGGGATTACTCTAATTTGGATGTCCCTGATCCTGGGTTCGTTGTTCCTTGGGCTTTCTTTCCTCACCGGTCACGTGCAAGCAGTATTTTCTGAGCAGGAAACTGTCATTTCACAATTGGCCCGCACGATCTTTGGCGGTAGAGGAAGCCTGTATCTGTTGTTGATCTCCGGTACAACTGTGATCCTCATCATGGCGGCGAACACAGCTTTTGCAGATTTTCCTCGTCTCGGTGCGCTTCATGCAGGAGATGGGTTTCTTCCGCGCCAACTCACATACCGTGGAAGTCGTCTTGTATACTCCCGTGGCATTGTCACATTGGCCGTGATCTCGTCAGTTTTGATCATCATCTTTCAGGCCAGCGTTACGCGACTCATCCCGCTATATGCAATTGGTGTGTTCCTTTCCTTTACCCTTTCACAAGCGGGCATGGCACGTCGTTGGTGGAAGATCGGGCACTTAAAGCAAGGCGAAGAAGTTGTTGAGCCCGGTTCCACATTACGTTACGAAAAAGGCTGGCAGTATAGAATGGTGATCAATGGCTTTGGATCTCTTTGTACAGCGATCGTCATGGTTGTGTTTGCTGTCACCAAATTCAAGGAAGGTGCCTGGGTCGTCTTGATCCTGACGCCGGTTCTTGTTGCCATCTTCTTTTCCATTCACTTTCACTATAAAGGGCTTGCTAAAAAATTATCGCTGGATCACTTCGCCCCCGTCCCTACGCGGAATATGCGCCATCGTGTCATCTTGCTGGTCAGCAGTGTGCATCAGGGTACGCTGGCGGCGCTTCGATATGCACGCATATTGTCCGATGATATAACGGCGGTCCATATTTCGATCGAACCGGCGGAAGCAGAGAAAGTACGTAAAAAATGGGAGGCATGGGGCGATGGCGTACGTATGGTGATATTGAATTCGCCGTACAGAATTCTACTGGAGCCTTTGCTGGAATACATCAGAGATATTGCAGAGCGACGTCAACCCGGCGAGACCATGACCATTGTTGTTCCAGAATTTATCTCGAACAATCGTATCGCCGCCACATTGCATACGAACACAGCAGAATATCTGCGTAGCCAATTGAAACGGTATCCCGGCATCGTAATTATCAATGTGCCTTACCATGTGCATGAATAG
- a CDS encoding molybdopterin-dependent oxidoreductase — translation MISLTINGQTVEVPENTTVLNAAEQAGIVIPTLCHHKDLTPYGGCRLCSVDIQGLRLPATACTMLVSPGMIVRTESPALTRYRRTILELLLVRFYDAGYTHTDGFPTLDTQFAYWVNHYGIDMKAAMAKKPFRQIDSDPNPFVWVDKNKCIMCTRCVRACAEVQARFVWTQAYRGYDLQIVAGSATSMLQARCESCGACVAHCPTGALDNKMSVKLGPPDRVVTTTCAYCSVGCQLDLHVKDDVPGGRILRVTSNSKAPVNGDHLCVKGRYGYEFIQSPQRVRRPRVRKYLLEGTPRPQNRGPWVEVDWETALNITANSLRNARDQHGPDRIGILTSGKCLNEENYLMNKLARQVLGTNNIDCCEHVNHASTVTGFESLMEWNAQSNSLEDVAKEAKSILVIGSNTTEQHPIFGVKLRQAVLQRGCKLVVAHPDFINMSEYATLRLVHKPGTETTLVNGLIHIILQNGWENRDFIEKHTLGFDEIKQGVEKFTPAYVAKITGVDEDTLKQSAEIMAKERPMSIVWSVDLATHSMGREKVISLVNLQLMLGNLGVGGGGLIPLRSHSNSQGACDMGGHPAYYPGYQAVDESSTRRKFEAAWGKGIPTKVGMTAQEMMNAAADGKLQALYIMGEDLIGGALDGPHLRKSLCSCDFIVMQGCFESETSRCADVFLPGVTFAEKTGTFTSTERRIQMVHQAIAPQGETRPDWQIITDIARRIKSDGLNGSEHAGWNYSDTSQIMAEIAMLTPIYAGISHERLEHIQYLQWPVKNLSHPGTPMLSVDNFKDAHGKFTLVDV, via the coding sequence ATGATCAGCTTAACGATCAATGGCCAGACAGTCGAAGTCCCTGAAAATACAACCGTACTGAATGCCGCCGAACAAGCCGGGATCGTCATCCCTACCCTGTGCCATCACAAGGACCTGACCCCTTATGGCGGATGCCGCTTATGCTCGGTGGATATTCAAGGATTGCGGTTGCCTGCGACGGCTTGCACGATGCTTGTCTCGCCGGGCATGATCGTCCGCACTGAAAGCCCTGCGCTGACTCGCTACCGCCGCACCATTCTGGAATTATTGTTGGTCCGGTTTTACGATGCAGGCTATACCCACACTGACGGTTTTCCGACACTCGATACCCAATTCGCATACTGGGTGAATCACTATGGCATCGATATGAAAGCCGCAATGGCAAAGAAACCGTTCCGCCAAATCGATAGCGATCCAAATCCATTCGTCTGGGTGGACAAGAACAAATGTATCATGTGTACACGGTGTGTGCGTGCCTGTGCTGAAGTGCAAGCCCGCTTTGTGTGGACGCAGGCCTATCGAGGCTATGATTTGCAAATCGTCGCCGGATCCGCGACAAGCATGTTACAAGCGCGCTGTGAATCCTGCGGAGCTTGTGTGGCTCATTGCCCCACCGGCGCGTTGGATAACAAAATGTCTGTCAAGCTCGGCCCACCAGATCGTGTTGTTACTACAACCTGTGCCTATTGTAGTGTCGGTTGTCAACTTGACTTGCACGTCAAAGACGACGTACCGGGTGGACGCATATTACGAGTCACATCGAACAGCAAAGCTCCGGTCAACGGTGATCATTTGTGTGTCAAAGGGCGCTATGGCTACGAATTCATTCAATCACCACAACGAGTGAGGCGACCACGTGTGCGCAAGTATTTACTTGAAGGGACGCCACGTCCACAAAACCGTGGGCCATGGGTGGAAGTGGATTGGGAAACGGCGCTGAATATCACAGCCAATAGTCTGCGCAACGCACGAGACCAACATGGTCCAGATCGTATCGGCATCCTGACATCGGGCAAGTGCTTGAACGAAGAAAACTATCTTATGAATAAGCTGGCCCGTCAAGTATTGGGGACGAACAACATTGATTGTTGCGAACACGTCAACCATGCCAGTACAGTAACCGGTTTTGAATCCCTTATGGAATGGAACGCTCAATCGAACTCGCTGGAAGATGTGGCAAAGGAAGCCAAGTCCATTCTGGTGATCGGCTCCAACACCACAGAACAACATCCCATCTTTGGGGTCAAACTCCGCCAGGCGGTTCTTCAGCGTGGGTGTAAATTGGTGGTGGCACACCCGGACTTCATCAACATGTCTGAATATGCAACACTGCGATTGGTCCATAAACCCGGCACAGAGACGACACTGGTCAATGGTTTGATCCACATCATCCTACAAAACGGGTGGGAAAACCGCGACTTCATTGAGAAACATACGCTGGGTTTTGATGAGATCAAACAGGGCGTGGAAAAGTTCACGCCTGCCTATGTAGCAAAGATCACAGGTGTTGATGAAGACACACTGAAACAGTCTGCGGAAATTATGGCGAAGGAACGCCCGATGTCTATTGTTTGGAGTGTGGATCTGGCAACACATTCCATGGGGCGAGAGAAAGTTATCAGCCTGGTCAATCTCCAATTGATGTTGGGCAACCTCGGGGTAGGTGGAGGCGGCTTGATCCCATTGCGAAGTCACAGCAACTCACAAGGCGCATGTGACATGGGCGGGCATCCAGCCTATTATCCCGGCTATCAAGCAGTTGATGAATCTTCCACACGCAGAAAGTTCGAGGCGGCTTGGGGCAAGGGAATACCGACCAAAGTTGGCATGACTGCACAAGAGATGATGAATGCTGCAGCGGATGGAAAATTACAGGCGCTATATATTATGGGTGAGGACCTGATCGGCGGCGCATTAGACGGACCGCACTTGCGAAAGAGTTTATGCAGTTGTGATTTTATAGTGATGCAGGGATGCTTCGAATCAGAAACATCACGCTGTGCCGATGTTTTTTTGCCAGGCGTGACGTTTGCTGAAAAGACTGGTACCTTCACAAGCACCGAGCGCAGGATACAAATGGTGCATCAGGCCATCGCACCGCAAGGCGAAACGCGCCCCGATTGGCAGATCATTACAGATATTGCCCGCCGCATCAAATCAGACGGTTTGAACGGTTCTGAACACGCCGGTTGGAACTATAGCGATACATCGCAGATCATGGCTGAGATCGCCATGTTGACTCCCATTTATGCTGGTATCTCGCACGAACGCCTTGAGCACATCCAATACCTGCAATGGCCCGTTAAAAACTTGAGTCACCCTGGAACGCCCATGTTGTCAGTTGACAATTTCAAAGACGCGCACGGAAAGTTTACGCTTGTTGATGTGTAA